A section of the Candidatus Thioglobus autotrophicus genome encodes:
- a CDS encoding HIT family protein, with translation MATECLFCELRNQERIIGECDLTITFIDNFPASPGHTLVIPKRHFATYFEATEAELLAIGVAVQKAKLVLDEEFSPDAYNIGVNNGEMAGQSVKHLHVHLIPRYKGDVEDPKGGVRWILKNKANYWDDRDKAKK, from the coding sequence ATGGCAACAGAATGTTTATTTTGTGAATTAAGAAACCAAGAAAGAATTATCGGTGAGTGCGATTTAACCATCACTTTTATTGATAATTTTCCCGCTTCTCCTGGCCATACATTGGTTATTCCAAAGCGCCATTTCGCCACCTATTTTGAGGCAACTGAGGCAGAGTTATTGGCAATTGGTGTTGCCGTACAAAAGGCTAAGCTAGTTCTAGATGAGGAGTTTTCACCTGATGCATATAACATTGGCGTAAACAATGGCGAGATGGCAGGGCAGAGCGTTAAGCATTTACACGTGCACTTGATTCCAAGATATAAGGGTGATGTTGAAGATCCAAAAGGCGGCGTTCGCTGGATCTTAAAAAATAAAGCTAATTATTGGGATGATCGAGATAAGGCGAAAAAATAA
- a CDS encoding RelA/SpoT family protein, with the protein MSKNNSRILISDLCEVLELYMPKSQVEGVYQAYVVAATAHDGQYRKSGEAYVFHPLSVAMILAELQLDYYCIVAALLHDCIEDTSVTYEEIKYDFGYEIAHIVEGVSKLTGLEFHTTVDKQAQNFRKLFLAMSDDMRVMVIKLADRLHNMRTLGSMRRDKQLRIAKETVEIHAPIARRLGLNSIRVELDNLCFAIIHPFRHKVLVSQIKKQCGNRAKVIKHIQEQLNNRLVQEGLPEVEIGGRRKQPCSIYKKMKNKQLKFTQVLDMYAFRVIVKDVAQCYQALGIIHNLYKPLPGKFKDYVALPKSNGYQSLHTILFGPNKIFIEVQIRSEDMHFVSEYGIAAHWHYKSDSDNDSELANNWLGSLLDIQQNSGTSVEFLEETKNDLFPSEVFVFTPGGDIMQLPYRSTVLDFAYMVHTNIGHKTIKAKIDQVSAPISARLHSGQTVEVITDEQAKPHPSWLQMAVTAKAKSAIKAYLKSQSASELIQLGEYLLSNALDYLTIDMVSISAEKWQTCLDELGCNSLEELHLGIGLSEILVSVVLNKLQYDNDKYAVQNIRISSTRDKAISFAHCCYPIPGDKVSGILTTSKGLVMHRSDCANLVRLKSKQAQWLSIDWQSDESESFDVKVAVDVDNQRGTLASIANMISKLESNIEHIEVQEKDNSIKSLDLVISVVDSKHLYEITQSLKTLKFIQSVRRI; encoded by the coding sequence ATGTCAAAAAATAATTCAAGAATTCTAATTAGCGATCTTTGTGAAGTGCTTGAATTGTATATGCCCAAATCTCAGGTGGAAGGGGTTTACCAGGCCTATGTGGTAGCAGCGACGGCGCATGATGGTCAGTATCGAAAATCGGGCGAAGCTTATGTATTTCACCCTTTATCTGTAGCCATGATTTTGGCAGAATTACAGCTGGATTATTACTGTATTGTGGCTGCACTATTACACGACTGTATTGAAGATACCAGTGTCACTTATGAAGAAATTAAATATGATTTTGGCTATGAAATTGCTCATATTGTTGAAGGTGTTTCTAAATTAACAGGGTTAGAATTCCATACAACTGTTGATAAACAGGCGCAAAACTTTCGTAAGTTGTTTTTGGCAATGAGTGATGATATGAGGGTTATGGTAATTAAACTGGCCGATCGCTTACATAATATGCGTACTTTGGGCTCTATGCGTAGGGACAAGCAACTAAGAATTGCTAAAGAAACTGTTGAAATTCATGCGCCAATTGCTAGAAGATTGGGTTTGAATAGTATTAGAGTGGAGTTGGATAATTTGTGTTTCGCTATTATTCATCCCTTTCGTCACAAAGTGCTGGTTAGCCAAATTAAAAAGCAATGTGGTAATCGTGCCAAGGTAATTAAGCATATTCAAGAGCAACTCAATAATCGTTTAGTACAAGAGGGATTGCCTGAGGTGGAGATCGGCGGACGACGAAAACAACCCTGCAGTATTTATAAAAAAATGAAAAATAAGCAGTTGAAATTTACTCAAGTGTTAGATATGTATGCTTTTCGGGTAATTGTTAAGGATGTGGCACAGTGTTATCAGGCACTTGGTATTATTCATAACTTGTATAAACCTCTACCAGGCAAGTTTAAAGACTATGTAGCTCTGCCAAAATCCAATGGCTATCAGTCATTACACACTATTTTATTTGGCCCTAATAAGATCTTTATCGAAGTGCAAATTCGTTCTGAAGACATGCATTTTGTTTCTGAATATGGTATTGCGGCGCACTGGCATTATAAGAGTGATTCGGATAATGATTCTGAATTGGCGAATAATTGGTTGGGTTCGTTGTTGGATATTCAGCAAAATTCGGGCACTTCGGTTGAATTTTTAGAAGAAACTAAGAACGATCTATTTCCATCAGAGGTATTTGTATTTACGCCAGGTGGCGATATTATGCAACTACCTTATCGTTCAACCGTGCTAGATTTTGCCTATATGGTGCACACCAATATTGGCCATAAAACGATTAAAGCTAAAATCGATCAAGTGAGTGCACCCATTTCAGCACGACTACACTCAGGACAAACGGTGGAGGTTATTACCGATGAACAGGCAAAGCCTCATCCATCTTGGCTACAAATGGCGGTCACTGCTAAAGCTAAATCTGCCATTAAGGCTTATCTAAAATCACAATCTGCTTCTGAGCTGATTCAGCTGGGTGAGTACCTACTCTCTAATGCGCTTGATTATTTAACGATTGATATGGTTAGTATTAGTGCTGAAAAGTGGCAAACTTGTTTGGATGAGCTGGGGTGTAACTCCTTAGAGGAGTTGCATTTAGGCATTGGTTTAAGCGAAATTTTGGTTTCAGTAGTGTTGAACAAGCTGCAATACGATAATGACAAGTACGCAGTACAAAATATCAGAATTAGCTCAACTCGAGATAAAGCCATCAGCTTTGCTCATTGTTGTTACCCTATTCCTGGGGATAAGGTTTCTGGCATTTTAACCACTTCAAAGGGGTTAGTTATGCACCGCTCTGATTGTGCAAATTTGGTGCGCTTAAAGAGTAAGCAAGCCCAATGGTTGAGTATTGATTGGCAAAGTGACGAGAGCGAGAGTTTTGATGTTAAGGTTGCGGTGGATGTGGATAATCAGCGCGGTACACTTGCCTCAATTGCCAACATGATATCAAAGCTGGAAAGCAATATTGAGCATATTGAAGTGCAAGAAAAGGATAATTCCATTAAATCACTCGATTTAGTGATTAGTGTGGTCGATTCTAAACATTTGTATGAAATCACGCAATCCTTAAAAACGCTTAAATTTATTCAGAGTGTGCGTCGAATTTAG
- a CDS encoding tetratricopeptide repeat protein, which produces MVAFSWQPVSAGINTEKVIVDHNKKIKRLVRANKSLKGKIEQLEQQQQESRQKITELFNLMEYKKSSAVVEQTMLRVREHNKKAKKIYTNARSLLVTDQYEQAVSLFKQYLDIYPDNNHASDAHYWLAKTYLAQGQHTLAKNTFVAFQQNSPLHHKYANSLFELARVYVELKQTDQAKKLLESMLDKFPSHRVADRAQQLLSKIAPIKPIASESEQLN; this is translated from the coding sequence TTGGTCGCATTTTCTTGGCAGCCTGTTTCTGCGGGCATTAATACCGAAAAAGTGATTGTGGATCATAATAAAAAAATTAAGCGCTTAGTGCGTGCTAATAAATCTCTTAAAGGAAAAATTGAACAATTAGAGCAACAGCAGCAAGAAAGTCGTCAAAAAATTACAGAATTGTTTAACTTGATGGAATACAAAAAATCCAGTGCAGTGGTTGAGCAAACCATGTTGCGAGTGCGCGAACATAATAAAAAAGCCAAAAAAATATACACCAATGCACGCTCACTCTTGGTCACTGATCAATATGAGCAGGCTGTTAGCTTGTTTAAGCAGTACTTAGATATTTATCCCGATAACAATCATGCTTCAGATGCACATTATTGGCTGGCCAAAACCTATTTAGCACAAGGGCAGCATACTTTAGCGAAAAATACATTTGTAGCATTTCAGCAAAATAGCCCACTGCATCATAAATATGCCAATTCTTTATTTGAATTAGCCAGGGTGTATGTTGAGCTAAAGCAGACTGATCAAGCTAAAAAACTACTTGAAAGTATGTTGGACAAATTCCCCTCTCATCGTGTGGCCGACCGAGCTCAGCAGTTGCTTAGTAAAATTGCCCCAATTAAACCCATTGCAAGCGAGTCTGAGCAGTTGAATTAG
- a CDS encoding OmpA family protein: protein MLKITSLMTVAVLLSSCTSTIDQLYEKVAPRPSVITDQQNLADTQESVIAADSSSFRPQEFAGNHARSAAQNSAARMAVAQLKNSNTKFVLHFSYDGSEIDESATQEVIKHANFMRDNPALNLRLEGHADERGTREYNLALGENRALAVKEILGLYELSSRVQVISFGEENPTVQLHDESAWQQNRRVEFIYQ from the coding sequence ATGTTAAAAATTACCTCATTAATGACAGTTGCCGTATTACTCTCTTCTTGTACATCAACCATCGATCAGCTCTATGAAAAAGTCGCGCCCAGACCTAGCGTAATCACAGATCAACAAAATTTAGCGGACACTCAAGAGAGTGTTATCGCTGCAGACTCTTCAAGCTTTCGGCCACAAGAGTTTGCAGGTAATCACGCGCGATCAGCAGCTCAAAATAGTGCTGCTCGAATGGCGGTGGCTCAGCTAAAAAATTCAAATACTAAGTTTGTCTTGCATTTTTCTTACGACGGTAGTGAAATTGATGAGTCAGCAACGCAAGAAGTGATTAAACATGCGAACTTTATGCGTGATAATCCAGCGCTTAATTTACGTCTAGAAGGGCATGCAGATGAGCGCGGTACTCGAGAATATAATTTAGCATTGGGTGAGAATCGCGCCTTGGCAGTTAAAGAGATTTTAGGCTTGTACGAGTTGTCTTCTCGCGTTCAAGTGATTAGCTTCGGTGAAGAAAACCCTACTGTGCAATTGCACGATGAAAGTGCTTGGCAGCAAAACAGACGTGTTGAGTTTATTTATCAGTAA
- a CDS encoding YaiI/YqxD family protein, producing MSDKRPTQIWIDADACPVVIKEILFKAADRTQTQITLVANHALHLPPSQYLSFIQVIPGFDVADNEIVKRLNSGDLVITSDIPLADEVITKGGLALSPRGELFSASNIKSKLSMRDFMDVIRSSGVQTGGPAPLNQADRQAFANHLDRWLNQSKV from the coding sequence ATGAGTGACAAACGCCCAACACAAATTTGGATTGACGCTGACGCCTGTCCAGTGGTTATTAAAGAAATACTCTTTAAGGCAGCTGATCGCACGCAAACTCAAATAACCTTGGTGGCAAATCATGCACTACACTTGCCACCCTCTCAATATTTAAGTTTTATTCAGGTTATACCAGGGTTTGATGTAGCTGATAATGAAATTGTTAAGCGTTTAAATTCAGGCGATTTAGTGATCACTAGCGATATACCTCTGGCGGATGAAGTGATCACTAAAGGCGGACTTGCTCTAAGCCCACGAGGGGAATTGTTTAGCGCTAGTAATATTAAATCAAAACTCAGTATGCGAGATTTTATGGATGTGATACGCTCAAGTGGCGTGCAAACAGGTGGTCCTGCACCGCTTAACCAAGCAGACCGACAAGCCTTTGCCAATCACTTAGATCGCTGGCTAAATCAATCTAAAGTCTAA
- a CDS encoding MFS transporter, translating to MTKLERSFAFKISLIMATRMLGLFMIFPVFSVYANNYTSVTPLLIGVAIGAYGLTQAFFQIPFGYLSDKYGRKPLLIFGLIIFFIGSVVAANADDIFQVVFGRALQGAGAISAVLMAFLADYVSEDERPKANAFVGVQIGMAFMLALLLGPIISHQIGISGLFWIIAALSVVALLVVATLPHAKPKKQYSLSLNNFKRILTPALLRLDFSVFALHLILTSAFIAIPIFLVDNNILNIQDNWQIYLPVIVLSFVGMIPMIIVATKFQKTKTVFLLAIFLLALSQILFYQTALNYTTFFIILTVFFTAFNALEALLPSLIAKTASSDKRGLAMGFYASSQFLGAFAGGIFGGWIYHTLGLNSVFLFTTFIALIWWLVALSMSTEKT from the coding sequence ATGACCAAACTAGAGCGATCTTTCGCATTCAAAATATCTCTCATCATGGCTACACGCATGTTGGGATTGTTTATGATTTTCCCTGTTTTTTCCGTCTATGCTAATAATTACACCAGTGTTACACCTCTATTAATTGGCGTAGCCATTGGTGCATACGGCCTAACACAAGCGTTTTTCCAAATCCCGTTTGGCTATTTATCAGATAAATACGGACGTAAGCCTTTACTGATATTTGGACTTATCATTTTCTTTATCGGTAGTGTTGTTGCAGCTAATGCAGATGATATTTTCCAAGTTGTGTTCGGTAGAGCTCTGCAAGGCGCAGGCGCCATTTCTGCTGTACTAATGGCGTTTTTAGCAGACTACGTTAGTGAAGATGAGCGCCCTAAAGCCAATGCCTTTGTTGGCGTACAAATTGGCATGGCATTTATGTTGGCCTTATTATTAGGCCCTATTATTAGTCACCAGATCGGTATTTCTGGATTATTTTGGATTATTGCAGCGCTCTCAGTTGTGGCTTTGTTAGTTGTAGCTACCTTGCCACATGCTAAACCAAAAAAACAATACAGTCTATCGCTTAATAATTTTAAACGTATTCTAACGCCCGCCCTACTCAGACTCGATTTTAGTGTGTTTGCGCTACATTTAATTCTCACCAGTGCTTTTATCGCTATTCCTATTTTCTTGGTTGATAACAATATTCTCAACATTCAAGATAATTGGCAAATTTATCTACCCGTTATTGTTTTGTCTTTTGTAGGCATGATTCCAATGATCATTGTTGCGACTAAATTTCAAAAAACTAAAACCGTTTTCCTGCTCGCTATTTTCTTACTGGCATTAAGCCAAATACTGTTTTATCAAACCGCCCTAAACTACACCACATTCTTCATTATTCTAACGGTATTTTTTACCGCATTTAACGCCTTAGAGGCACTACTACCCTCACTCATCGCCAAAACAGCGAGTAGCGACAAACGCGGGCTAGCAATGGGTTTTTACGCTAGCTCACAATTTTTAGGTGCGTTTGCAGGCGGGATTTTTGGTGGATGGATTTATCACACACTCGGGCTAAATAGTGTATTCTTATTCACCACATTTATCGCACTTATTTGGTGGCTAGTTGCCCTAAGTATGAGCACCGAAAAAACTTAA
- a CDS encoding outer membrane protein assembly factor BamD — protein sequence MKKLILILPLLSLFLGGCFWEEEKKRESITKGWSPKTFFNQAKEQVSAGSMDKAIELFEQLQAAYPGSKYALQSKLEIAYALYKSEDYDPAIERLNSYIKLYPNHFSTPYAYYLRGVVSEDKSRSILDDYITDNAQRDVNSVRDAFNYYLALIDKFPKTEYTEEAKTRLIVLRNILSRHELFVAIYYTKKGANIAAINRSKYIIEKYPNTPSVPAALHLMAHNYDIIKAPILAKDARRVLKQSYPLYTPHYSLEN from the coding sequence ATGAAAAAACTTATTCTAATCCTGCCATTACTTAGCTTATTTCTAGGAGGCTGCTTCTGGGAAGAAGAGAAAAAACGCGAATCAATTACCAAAGGCTGGTCTCCAAAAACCTTCTTCAATCAAGCAAAAGAGCAGGTTTCAGCTGGCTCTATGGATAAAGCCATTGAACTTTTTGAGCAGCTTCAGGCAGCCTATCCTGGCTCAAAATACGCCTTACAATCTAAGTTAGAAATCGCCTACGCACTCTACAAGAGCGAAGATTACGATCCAGCTATTGAGCGCCTAAACAGCTATATTAAACTCTACCCTAATCATTTTTCCACGCCATACGCTTATTACCTGCGCGGGGTTGTTTCAGAAGACAAGTCGCGCTCAATCCTAGATGACTATATTACTGACAACGCTCAACGTGACGTTAATTCTGTACGTGATGCATTTAATTACTACTTAGCGCTAATCGATAAATTCCCTAAAACAGAATACACCGAAGAAGCCAAAACTCGCTTAATAGTACTTAGAAATATCTTGTCTCGTCATGAATTATTTGTCGCTATTTACTACACCAAAAAAGGCGCTAACATCGCTGCCATTAATCGCAGTAAATACATCATTGAAAAATACCCAAACACACCATCTGTGCCTGCTGCACTACACCTAATGGCGCACAACTACGATATTATAAAAGCCCCAATTTTGGCCAAAGATGCGCGTCGCGTCTTAAAGCAAAGCTACCCTTTATACACGCCCCACTACTCACTAGAAAACTAG
- the ssb gene encoding single-stranded DNA-binding protein: MAGINKVILVGNLGQKPEVKFASNGNAIANLSVATSESWTDKNTGQKQEKTEWHRVSLFGKLAEIAGQYLDKGSKVYVEGKLQTRKWQDKSGADRYTTEVVVSGFNGTLQMLDRRDGAGSAPQAGGQQSAPSAPRAQAPTQDPITPVDNGFDDDIPF, encoded by the coding sequence ATGGCAGGCATCAATAAGGTAATTTTAGTAGGTAACTTAGGCCAAAAGCCAGAAGTAAAATTTGCATCAAATGGCAATGCAATTGCCAACCTTTCAGTAGCAACAAGCGAATCTTGGACGGATAAAAACACTGGTCAAAAACAAGAAAAAACAGAATGGCACCGTGTTAGTTTGTTTGGCAAGCTTGCAGAAATTGCAGGCCAATATTTAGATAAAGGCTCTAAAGTTTACGTTGAAGGTAAACTTCAAACCCGTAAATGGCAAGATAAATCTGGCGCTGATCGCTACACAACTGAAGTAGTAGTTTCTGGCTTTAATGGTACTTTACAAATGCTTGATCGTCGTGATGGTGCTGGTAGCGCACCTCAAGCAGGCGGCCAACAATCTGCGCCAAGTGCGCCTCGAGCACAAGCACCTACTCAAGACCCAATTACACCTGTTGACAACGGTTTTGATGATGACATTCCGTTCTAG
- the tolB gene encoding Tol-Pal system beta propeller repeat protein TolB has product MIRLLAAFLTFYSATAFAVLEVTVLKKAEDAFPIVISPFLVKGDAKQGESIAHIMRDNFNRSGEFSASSADYIITSQVDFDKWQAKKVEAIVIGKLEQVSQKIFNVEIELLDVYSKKTLYAKKFAVHNSGIRRITHYLSDQIYFALLGEKGSFDTRLAYVTVANKGRGNREYKLEIADSDAQNPQTILRAASPILSPAWSPDQNKIAYVSFKNGRSEVFIQYPFMRRKTQKLPYFDGIASAPAWHPNGESIVLTLSKDGNKDIYSYHLKDKKLTRLTHDISIDTEASYSADGERIAFTSNRSGQVQVYIKHLKTGKIKRATFAGSYNAKAVFSPDGKSLALVHRVNRDYRIALLDIATKDLMVMTQNKLDESPFFSPNGSMIIFATNKGDSGVLSVVSILGHQTFELTSKAGEVREPNWSHYSK; this is encoded by the coding sequence ATGATTAGACTGCTAGCTGCTTTTTTAACATTTTATAGTGCAACAGCTTTTGCCGTTTTAGAAGTCACTGTTTTAAAAAAAGCTGAAGATGCCTTTCCGATTGTCATCTCTCCATTTTTAGTCAAGGGAGATGCTAAACAAGGTGAATCTATTGCACATATTATGCGCGACAATTTTAACCGTTCTGGTGAATTTAGCGCTTCCAGCGCTGATTACATTATCACCAGCCAGGTTGATTTTGACAAGTGGCAGGCCAAAAAAGTTGAAGCCATTGTCATTGGCAAACTCGAGCAAGTCAGTCAGAAAATTTTTAATGTTGAAATTGAGCTACTAGATGTATACTCAAAAAAAACACTCTATGCAAAAAAATTTGCCGTACATAATAGTGGTATTAGACGTATTACCCATTACCTGTCTGACCAAATTTATTTTGCCTTATTGGGTGAAAAAGGCTCGTTTGATACACGCTTAGCATACGTCACTGTGGCTAATAAAGGCCGAGGAAATCGTGAATACAAGCTAGAAATAGCTGATTCAGACGCGCAAAATCCGCAAACTATTTTGAGAGCTGCTAGCCCAATTTTATCGCCCGCTTGGTCGCCTGATCAAAATAAAATTGCTTATGTATCGTTTAAAAATGGACGCTCTGAGGTTTTTATTCAATATCCATTTATGCGCCGTAAAACGCAAAAATTGCCTTATTTTGATGGCATTGCTTCAGCACCTGCTTGGCACCCTAATGGCGAAAGTATTGTTCTAACCTTGTCTAAAGATGGCAATAAAGATATTTACTCTTACCATCTTAAAGATAAGAAATTAACGCGATTAACCCATGATATCAGTATTGACACAGAGGCAAGTTATTCTGCAGATGGTGAGCGTATTGCCTTTACCTCGAACCGCTCGGGGCAAGTGCAAGTCTATATTAAGCATTTAAAAACTGGCAAGATTAAACGTGCTACTTTTGCAGGAAGCTATAATGCCAAGGCGGTATTTTCACCAGATGGTAAGAGTTTGGCGCTGGTGCACCGGGTGAATAGGGATTATCGCATCGCGTTGTTGGATATCGCTACGAAAGACTTAATGGTTATGACCCAAAACAAATTGGATGAATCTCCCTTCTTTTCACCAAATGGTAGTATGATTATCTTTGCCACTAACAAAGGTGATTCAGGTGTGTTATCTGTGGTTTCTATTTTGGGTCATCAAACCTTTGAGTTAACCAGTAAAGCGGGTGAAGTTCGAGAGCCGAATTGGTCGCATTATTCTAAATAA
- the iscX gene encoding Fe-S cluster assembly protein IscX has product MNWTDSLDIAIALDEAHPDINPLTIGFVDLMEMVMALEEFEDDAEKTGEKILEAIQMNWIEERE; this is encoded by the coding sequence ATGAACTGGACAGACTCTCTTGATATTGCCATCGCACTAGATGAAGCACATCCTGATATTAACCCTTTAACCATTGGATTTGTTGATTTGATGGAAATGGTTATGGCATTGGAAGAATTTGAAGATGATGCTGAAAAAACAGGGGAAAAAATTCTGGAAGCCATTCAAATGAACTGGATTGAAGAAAGAGAATGA